The nucleotide window GAAGGTCACACCCGCCTTCAGCTCACCATCGGAGAGCAGGCGGACGCCGTCCTTGACGCGGCGGATGACGCCAGCGGCCTTGAGGGCCTCGGCGGTCACCGTCTGGGAAGCGTCGAGCTTGCCAGCATCGATCGCAATCTGGACACGGCCAAGCGAGACCGCGTTGAACGACTTTGCGAAGATGTTGGTGAAGCCGCGCTTCGGCAGGCGACGATGCAGCGGCATCTGGCCGCCCTCGAAGCCCTTGATCGCGACGCCCGAGCGGGACTTCTGACCCTTGACGCCACGGCCGCCGGTCTTGCCCTTGCCCGAACCAATGCCACGGCCGACGCGCATGCGGTCCTTGGTGGCACCCGGATTGTCCCGGAGTTCATTCAGTTTCATCGTATGTCTCCCCGCATCCGTTACGCGTCTTCGACGACGCGAACGAGATGCTGAACCTTCCGGATCATGCCACGCACTTCCGGGGTATCCTTCAGCGTCGAGCGGCGGTGCATCTTGTTCAGACCGAGACCGACGAGCGTTGCCCGCTGGTCCTTCGGGCGCCGGATCGGGCTACCCACCTGCTCGACCGTGACGGTCTTTTCGTTCGCCATGGAACCAAGCCTTTCTCAAGCTGGGGTCGGCAACTGCCGGGTTCAAGCCTCGGCGGCCGGTACGCTGTCGTCGATGTCGCGGCGACGCGACTGGATCTGCGAAACCTTGAGGCCGCGGCGGGCAGCAACCGAACGCGGGCTGTCCTCCTGCTTGAGGGCCTCGAAGGTGGCGCGCACCATGTTGTAGGGGTTTGCCGAACCGAGCGACTTCGCCACCACGTCCTGGACGCCGAGCGTCTCGAACACGGCGCGCATCGGGCCGCCGGCGATGATGCCGGTACCGGCCGGAGCCGCACGCAGCACGACCTTGCCGGCGCCGTGGCGACCGTTGACGTCGTGATGCAGGGTACGACCCTCGCGCAGAGCGACGCGGATCATCGAGCGCTTGGCAGCCTCGGTCGCCTTGCGGATCGCCTCCGGCACCTCACGCGCCTTGCCGTGACCGAAGCCGACGCGGCCCTTCTGGTCGCCGACCACGACGAGTGCGGCAAAGCCGAAGCGACGTCCGCCCTTCACAACCTTGGCGACGCGATTGATGTGCACGAGCTTGTCGACAAACTCGCTGTCGCGCTCGGCGCGATCGCCACCGCGCTCCCGTGTATCCTGTCTCGCCATAATATTCGCTTCCGTTTGTCTGTGAGCGTCTTGACGACGATCAGAATTCCAGTCCGCCCTCGCGCGCGGCGTCGGCCAGAGCCTTCACGCGCCCGTGGTACATGTAGCCGCCACGGTCGAACACGACCTGGGTGACGCCAGCAGCCTTGGCACGCTCTGCGATGAGCTTGCCGACCTCGGCCGCAGCCGAGATGTTGCCGCCGGTCTTCAGCGTGCCACGAAGATCCTTCTCGATCGTCGAGGCGGACGCCAGGGTGCAACCCTGAACGTCGTCGATGATCTGAGCATAGATCTGCTTGGACGAACGGTGCACCGACAGACGCGGACGGCCGTTCATAACCTTCTTGATCGAACGACGGACGCGGTCGCGGCGACGTTCGAAGCCATTGTTTGTCTTCGCCATGATCCGGTCCGTTACTTCTTCTTGCCTTCCTTACGGACGATGAACTCGCCCGCATAGCGGATGCCCTTGCCCTTGTAGGGCTCCGGCGGCCGGTACTTGCGGATTTCCGCAGCTACCTGGCCAACGCGCTGCTTGTCGATGCCGGTGATGATGATCTCCGTCGGCTTCGGGCAAGCGGCCTCGATGCCCTCGGGCATCGCATAGACCACGTCATGGGAAAAACCGAGCGCGAGCTGCAGGTTCTTGCCCTGCACCTGTGCGCGGTAACCGACGCCGGTGATCTCGAGCTTCTTCTCGAAGCCCTTGCTGACGCCCGTCACCAGGTTCTCGACCATCGTGCGGGACATGCCCCACATGGCGCGGGCAGGCTTGCTGTCCTCACGCATGGTGATCGAGATACCATCGTCGTTCATTTCGGCCAGAACGAGGCTGTTGAGCACGAAGGACAGCTGTCCTTTCGGGCCTTTCACCTCGACCATCTGGCCGTTGATCGTTGCCGTTACCCCGCTCGGCACGGGGACTGGCTTCTTGCCAATTCGAGACATATGACCAACCTGTCCAGTTCAATTGCCTGGCAAGGACTGCCGCATCAGAAGATGCGGCAGAGAACCTCGCCACCCACGTTCTGCTCACGGGCATCGTGATCCGCCATCACGCCACGCGGCGTGGACAGGATCGAGACACCCAGACCGTTTGCGACGCGCGGGATATTCTTCACCGAAGAATACACCCGCCGACCCGGCTTCGAGACACGCTCGATCGAGCGGATCACCGGTTCGCCGTCGAAATACTTCAGCTCGATCTCGAGCTCGGACTTGCCGCCCTCGTACTCGACCATCGAGTAGCCGCGGATATACCCTTCCGCGACCAAAACGTCGAGCACATGTTCGCGCAGCTTCGATGCCGGCGTCGAGACCTTGCTCTTGCGCCGCATCTGAGCATTGCGGATCCGGGTGAGCATATCGCCCAAGGGATCAGAAATCGCCATCGGACCGTCTCCTTACCAGCTCGACTTCACGAGGCCCGGGACCAAACCCTTGGAGCCCAGCTCGCGAAGCGCAACGCGCGACATCTTCAGCTTGCGGTAGTAGCCGCGCGGACGACCGGTGACTTCGCACCGGTTGCGCACGCGAATCTCCGCGGAGTTGCGCGGCAGCTTGGCAAGCTTGAGGCGCGCTGCGTAACGCTCCTCGAGCGAGAGACCTTCGTCCTTCGCCGCAGCCTTCAGTTCCGCACGCTTCTCGGCGTACTTCTTAACGAGCCGCTCGCGCCGCTTGTTCTTCTCGATCGCGCTCTTCTTCGCCATCGTCTGTCCTCGTTCTTTCCCGTTTACTTACGGAACGGGAAGTTGAACGCGCGCAGAAGCTCGCGCGCCTCGTCATCATTGTCCGCGGACGTGCACACGATCACGTCAAGGCCCCAGATCTGGTCGACCTTGTCGTAATTGATTTCCGGGAACACGATGTGCTCTTTGATGCCCATGGCATAGTTGCCACGTCCGTCGAAGCTCTTCGCGTTCAGACCGCGGAAGTCACGAACGCGCGGCAGCGCGATGGTGATCAGGCGGTCCAGGAACTCGTACATGCGCTCGCCACGCAGCGTGACCTTGGCACCGAGCGGCATGCCCTCGCGCACCTTGAAGGTGGCGATGGACGTGCGAGCGCGGGTGATCACCGGCTTCTGACCGGCGATCATCGCCAGGTCGTCGGCGGCGATCTTCGCCTTCTTGCTGTCCGCGACTGCTTCGCCGACGCCCATGTTGAGAACGATCTTCTCGAGCGACGGGATCTGCATCGGGTTCTTGTAGTTGAACTTCTCCTGCAGCGCCGGACGGATCTTTTCCAGATATTCCGTCTTCAGCCGCGGAGCGGTCTTGGTCTCAGCCATCGATCAGATCCCCCGAACGCTTGGCCACGCGCACCTTGGTGCCGTCTTCCTTGATCTGGAACCCGACGCGCGTCGGCTTGCCATCCTTGGGGTCGGCAAGCGCCAGGTTCGACACGTGAACCGGCAGCTCCTTCGAAACGATGCCACCTTCCGACTGGGCGGTCTGGCGCTGGTGGCGACGAACCACATTCACGCCACGCACCACAGCCTTGTTATCGTCCGGCAGCATGCGGACGATTTCACCGGTCTTGCCCTTGTCACGACCGGTAAGCACGACGACAGTGTCGCCCTTCTTGATCTTGGCGGCCATTACAAAACCTCCGGCGCGAGCGAGATCACCTTCATGTGGTTCTTCGCACGCAGTTCACGCGGAACCGGGCCGAAGATACGGGTCCCGATCGGTTCCTTGTTGTTGTTGACCAGCACGGCCGCATTGCGGTCGAACCGGATCACGGAGCCGTCGGGCCGGCGGATATCCTTCGCCGTGCGCACAACGACCGCTTTCATCACGTCGCCCTTCTTGACGCGGCCGCGCGGATTGGCCTCCTTGACGCTGACGACGATGATGTCGCCGACGCTGGCATATTTCCGCTTCGAGCCGCCGAGCACCTTGATGCACATGACACGACGGGCGCCGGAATTATCCGCCACGTCGAGGTTTGTTTGCATCTGAATCATGACTGGCCGCCTTATTCTTCTTTCACCGCGCCCGTCACCGGGCGCCGGAAATCACGTCAGTCCGCGGTCGACCCTTCGACAACGGTCCAGGTTTTGGTCTTCGAGATCGGCGCGCATTCCTGGATGAGGACGGTGTCCCCGACCTTGTGCGCGTTGGTCTCGTCGTGCGCCCGATACTTCTTCGAGCGACGAACGGTCTTCTTGTAGAGCGGATGCGTGAAGCGGCGCTCCACACGAACCGTCACCGTCTTTTCGTTGGCGTCGCTGACAACGACACCCTGCAGAACGCGTTTCGGCATTTCGATCTCCTTACGCGCTTGTCGCCACGCGCTTCTCGCGCATGATCGTCTGGATGCGGGCGATGTCGCGGCGCACCTGGCGGACCCGCGCCGTGTTCTCAAGCTGGCCGGTAGCCCGCTGGAAGCGCAGATTGAACTGCTCCTTCTTCAGGCTCTCGAGCTCCGTTCCCAGCTCGTCCATGGTCTTTGCCCGAACGTCTGTCGCCTTCATGGCACTAGTCTCCTGGTCGCGCCTCAGTCGGCGATACGCTGGACGAAGCGGCACTTGATCGGCAGCTTGGCTGCCGCAAGGCGCATCGCCTCACGTGCCGTATCTTCCGGCACGCCGTCGATTTCGAACATGATCCGACCGGGCTTGACCTTGCAGGCCCAATAGTCCGGCGAACCCTTACCCTTACCCATGCGGACCTCGGTCGGCTTCGACGAAACCGGCACGTCCGGGAAGATCCTGATCCAAACACGACCCGCACGCTTCATGTGACGGGTCATGGCACGACGGGCCGCCTCGATCTGGCGCGCGGTCACCCGCTCCGGCTCGACGGCCTTCAGGCCGAAGGCGCCGAAGTTGAGATCCGTACCGCCCTTGGCGGTGCCGTGGATCCGGCCCTTGTGCTGCTTGCGGAACTTCGTTCGCTTCGGTTGCAGCATCTCTTCTCTCGCTCTTTGCTTCTGTCCAAGACCGACCGGCGCCGTTAGGCGGCGCGGCCGCGCTCGCGCTCGCGGCGTCCGCCGCCCTGGTTCGTTCCGTCGCCCTCAACCGCACGGCGCTCCGAGGCCATCGGATCGTGCTCAAGGATTTCGCCCTTGAAGATCCAGACCTTGACGCCGCACGTGCCGTAGGCGGTGTGCGCCGTGGACACGCCATAGTCGATGTCGGCGCGCAGCG belongs to Stappia indica and includes:
- the rpmD gene encoding 50S ribosomal protein L30, with product MANEKTVTVEQVGSPIRRPKDQRATLVGLGLNKMHRRSTLKDTPEVRGMIRKVQHLVRVVEDA
- the rplX gene encoding 50S ribosomal protein L24, whose protein sequence is MAAKIKKGDTVVVLTGRDKGKTGEIVRMLPDDNKAVVRGVNVVRRHQRQTAQSEGGIVSKELPVHVSNLALADPKDGKPTRVGFQIKEDGTKVRVAKRSGDLIDG
- the rpsE gene encoding 30S ribosomal protein S5 translates to MARQDTRERGGDRAERDSEFVDKLVHINRVAKVVKGGRRFGFAALVVVGDQKGRVGFGHGKAREVPEAIRKATEAAKRSMIRVALREGRTLHHDVNGRHGAGKVVLRAAPAGTGIIAGGPMRAVFETLGVQDVVAKSLGSANPYNMVRATFEALKQEDSPRSVAARRGLKVSQIQSRRRDIDDSVPAAEA
- the rpmC gene encoding 50S ribosomal protein L29; its protein translation is MKATDVRAKTMDELGTELESLKKEQFNLRFQRATGQLENTARVRQVRRDIARIQTIMREKRVATSA
- the rplO gene encoding 50S ribosomal protein L15: MKLNELRDNPGATKDRMRVGRGIGSGKGKTGGRGVKGQKSRSGVAIKGFEGGQMPLHRRLPKRGFTNIFAKSFNAVSLGRVQIAIDAGKLDASQTVTAEALKAAGVIRRVKDGVRLLSDGELKAGVTFEVAGASKNALAAVEKAGGKVTIIGAQAE
- the rplN gene encoding 50S ribosomal protein L14 → MIQMQTNLDVADNSGARRVMCIKVLGGSKRKYASVGDIIVVSVKEANPRGRVKKGDVMKAVVVRTAKDIRRPDGSVIRFDRNAAVLVNNNKEPIGTRIFGPVPRELRAKNHMKVISLAPEVL
- the rpsQ gene encoding 30S ribosomal protein S17, yielding MPKRVLQGVVVSDANEKTVTVRVERRFTHPLYKKTVRRSKKYRAHDETNAHKVGDTVLIQECAPISKTKTWTVVEGSTAD
- the rplE gene encoding 50S ribosomal protein L5 — protein: MAETKTAPRLKTEYLEKIRPALQEKFNYKNPMQIPSLEKIVLNMGVGEAVADSKKAKIAADDLAMIAGQKPVITRARTSIATFKVREGMPLGAKVTLRGERMYEFLDRLITIALPRVRDFRGLNAKSFDGRGNYAMGIKEHIVFPEINYDKVDQIWGLDVIVCTSADNDDEARELLRAFNFPFRK
- the rplF gene encoding 50S ribosomal protein L6; the encoded protein is MSRIGKKPVPVPSGVTATINGQMVEVKGPKGQLSFVLNSLVLAEMNDDGISITMREDSKPARAMWGMSRTMVENLVTGVSKGFEKKLEITGVGYRAQVQGKNLQLALGFSHDVVYAMPEGIEAACPKPTEIIITGIDKQRVGQVAAEIRKYRPPEPYKGKGIRYAGEFIVRKEGKKK
- the rpsN gene encoding 30S ribosomal protein S14, translating into MAKKSAIEKNKRRERLVKKYAEKRAELKAAAKDEGLSLEERYAARLKLAKLPRNSAEIRVRNRCEVTGRPRGYYRKLKMSRVALRELGSKGLVPGLVKSSW
- the rplP gene encoding 50S ribosomal protein L16, with translation MLQPKRTKFRKQHKGRIHGTAKGGTDLNFGAFGLKAVEPERVTARQIEAARRAMTRHMKRAGRVWIRIFPDVPVSSKPTEVRMGKGKGSPDYWACKVKPGRIMFEIDGVPEDTAREAMRLAAAKLPIKCRFVQRIAD
- the rplR gene encoding 50S ribosomal protein L18 is translated as MAKTNNGFERRRDRVRRSIKKVMNGRPRLSVHRSSKQIYAQIIDDVQGCTLASASTIEKDLRGTLKTGGNISAAAEVGKLIAERAKAAGVTQVVFDRGGYMYHGRVKALADAAREGGLEF
- the rpsH gene encoding 30S ribosomal protein S8, coding for MAISDPLGDMLTRIRNAQMRRKSKVSTPASKLREHVLDVLVAEGYIRGYSMVEYEGGKSELEIELKYFDGEPVIRSIERVSKPGRRVYSSVKNIPRVANGLGVSILSTPRGVMADHDAREQNVGGEVLCRIF